One stretch of Pieris brassicae chromosome 8, ilPieBrab1.1, whole genome shotgun sequence DNA includes these proteins:
- the LOC123713452 gene encoding uncharacterized protein LOC123713452, with protein sequence MGNKALIPRISDPYDSGIDSDEGKHSTMNAVFSKEHDEVKIMGKNIFNKSSIPYEKLGESSKEVDKSKKSFLCKQSKSAANGGKNYGQGVKGSDSKRPLMNSFKPQVQKTLTNVNPSDEKWTAYESDGRDSPQLYEVELTASDEDDSSVLELVIPMQTKIKRYHWMLEFLCFGCLYRFE encoded by the exons ATGGGGAACAAGGCTTTGATACCTCGTATTAGCGACCCATACGACAGCGGCATTGATAGTGATGAGGGGAAGCATTCCACTATG AACGCTGTCTTTAGTAAGGAGCATGACGAGGTAAAAATCATGggcaagaatatttttaacaagagCAGCATTCCATACGAAAAACTAGGGGAAAGCTCTAAAGAAGTAGACAAATCGAAA AAGTCGTTTCTATGCAAACAGTCCAAGAGCGCTGCTAATGGCGGAAAGAATTATGGCCAAGGAGTTAAAGGAAGCGACTCGAAGCGTCCTCTCATGAACTCATTCAAGCCCCAAGTGCAAAAG ACATTGACTAATGTTAACCCGTCAGACGAAAAATGGACTGCGTATGAGTCTGACGGGCGCGACTCGCCGCAGCTTTATGAGGTGGAACTGACAGCTTCGGACGAGGATGACAGCTCAGTTTTGGAACTCGTCATCCCGATGCAAACTAAGATAAAGCGATACCATTGGATGTTAGAGTTCCTTTGCTTCGGCTGCTTATAT